One Leptolyngbya ohadii IS1 genomic window carries:
- a CDS encoding Hsp20/alpha crystallin family protein yields MSLMQWRPRRDLSILRQQMDHLFDDLLSLGRDFPPLPKINIVEWAPAVELRETDGEMIVKVQVPGISAKDLDVHVSEDAVSISGEHREEKRTEEKGVLRSEFQYGQFQRVIALPVPIKHEQVKSEFKDGVLTLTLPKVQIGSRTVVRVNVDTGEIAREALTEKRQAEAHLQDTMRARAAAELQMPDDKHIQEAARERGAETRQHEEHLQDTMRTRAATEMNS; encoded by the coding sequence ATGTCTCTGATGCAATGGCGACCCCGTAGGGATCTGAGTATCCTTCGTCAGCAGATGGATCACCTGTTTGATGATTTGCTTAGTTTAGGACGCGATTTTCCACCTCTGCCCAAAATCAATATCGTAGAGTGGGCACCGGCTGTAGAACTGCGCGAAACGGATGGTGAGATGATTGTCAAAGTGCAAGTTCCAGGAATTAGCGCTAAGGATCTGGATGTGCATGTTTCTGAAGACGCAGTCTCGATTTCAGGAGAACATCGCGAAGAGAAACGAACTGAAGAAAAAGGAGTGCTGCGCTCCGAATTTCAGTATGGTCAATTTCAGCGCGTGATTGCCTTACCTGTTCCGATCAAGCATGAGCAGGTTAAATCTGAGTTTAAGGACGGCGTGCTAACCCTCACCCTGCCAAAAGTACAGATCGGATCTCGCACGGTTGTTAGAGTGAACGTAGACACGGGAGAGATTGCACGGGAAGCCCTGACAGAAAAACGGCAGGCGGAAGCCCATTTGCAGGACACAATGCGAGCCCGCGCCGCAGCGGAGCTTCAGATGCCCGATGATAAGCACATTCAGGAAGCTGCCCGCGAACGAGGGGCAGAAACCCGGCAGCACGAAGAACACCTGCAAGATACGATGCGAACTCGCGCCGCAACAGAAATGAATTCCTAG
- a CDS encoding carotenoid oxygenase family protein has translation MSYPPYVLAEVSSPNRTGYLLFWSRGRTNQAIEHSATREGQTNFPNTMTATPNPYLADNFAPVQTELTSDPLCVVGKLPPELNGMFVRNGPNPQFSPIGRYHWFDGDGMLHGVQIQDGKASYRNRYIHTTGFRQEHQAGRALFGGLLQPSPNGFKNVANTALVWHHNQLLALWEGGEPHAIEVPSLDTIGSHTFGGKLASPMTAHPKIDPITGEMMFFGYSLVQPPYLKYSVVSARGELLRTVPIDLPIGVMMHDFAITERYTIFMDLPLTFRMERIQRGEPAFAFESDRPSRFGILPRHGDNSTVRWFEASSCYVFHTLNAYELGDEVVLIACRMENASVLGTAPGSHEGDNRAIGSDVPRLHCWRFNLNTGAIQEDPLDDRPCEFPRINEQYLGQPIRYGYTGSSAPTAMPKFDGLLKFDLEHQSVQTHSFGAGRYGGEGVFVPRPGATAEDDGWLITFVYDEAGGKSELVIVAAQAMSEEPIARILMPQRIPYGFHGIWVSSM, from the coding sequence GTGTCCTATCCCCCCTATGTGCTGGCTGAGGTAAGTTCGCCTAACCGCACAGGATATTTACTCTTCTGGAGCAGGGGCAGAACCAATCAAGCGATCGAACATTCTGCTACAAGGGAAGGGCAGACTAATTTCCCCAATACGATGACTGCCACCCCTAATCCCTACCTTGCCGATAATTTTGCTCCGGTTCAAACCGAGCTAACCAGCGACCCTCTATGCGTTGTGGGTAAATTACCCCCTGAGCTGAACGGGATGTTCGTTCGCAATGGACCCAATCCCCAATTTTCCCCAATCGGACGCTATCACTGGTTCGATGGCGACGGAATGCTGCATGGCGTTCAAATTCAGGACGGTAAGGCAAGCTATCGCAATCGCTATATTCACACGACAGGGTTTCGGCAGGAGCATCAGGCGGGACGGGCACTGTTTGGGGGATTGCTGCAACCCTCGCCCAACGGCTTCAAGAATGTCGCGAATACCGCCCTCGTGTGGCATCACAATCAGCTGCTTGCCCTGTGGGAAGGGGGTGAACCCCATGCGATCGAGGTGCCCAGTTTAGACACGATCGGCTCCCATACCTTTGGTGGTAAACTGGCTTCCCCGATGACAGCTCATCCTAAAATCGACCCTATAACGGGTGAAATGATGTTCTTTGGCTACTCGCTGGTGCAGCCACCCTACCTGAAGTACAGCGTCGTTTCTGCCAGGGGAGAACTGCTGCGAACCGTCCCGATCGATCTCCCGATCGGCGTGATGATGCACGACTTTGCCATTACCGAACGCTACACAATCTTTATGGACTTGCCCCTCACGTTTCGCATGGAGCGCATCCAGCGGGGAGAGCCTGCCTTTGCCTTTGAATCCGATCGCCCCAGTCGGTTTGGCATTCTGCCACGTCACGGAGACAACAGTACGGTTCGCTGGTTTGAAGCGTCGAGCTGCTATGTCTTCCACACCCTGAATGCCTACGAGTTGGGAGACGAGGTTGTTCTGATTGCCTGCCGTATGGAGAATGCCAGTGTTTTAGGGACAGCTCCAGGTTCCCATGAGGGAGATAATCGTGCGATCGGCAGCGATGTACCGCGACTTCACTGCTGGCGGTTCAACCTCAACACGGGAGCAATTCAGGAAGACCCGCTCGATGATCGCCCCTGTGAATTTCCCCGCATCAACGAGCAGTATTTAGGACAGCCAATTCGCTATGGTTATACGGGCAGCAGTGCCCCAACGGCAATGCCGAAGTTTGATGGCTTACTCAAGTTTGATCTGGAGCATCAATCGGTGCAAACGCACTCCTTTGGGGCAGGACGCTACGGAGGTGAGGGGGTGTTTGTGCCGCGACCTGGCGCAACTGCTGAGGACGATGGGTGGCTGATTACCTTTGTATATGACGAAGCTGGAGGTAAATCTGAGCTAGTGATTGTTGCAGCGCAGGCGATGAGCGAGGAACCCATTGCGCGTATCCTGATG
- a CDS encoding TPM domain-containing protein: protein MNALSVPLKRIIRSSLLGCTICLLSLPGRAITAQDIPNPRQTYGGWVADSAQILKPETEAQLNRIINDLEASNGAEIAVVTVSDTASAGSPKAFATALFNDWHIGKKGQDNGVLFLISVGDRRVEIETGYGVEAVLPDAKVGRIIQQEVTPRFKQGDFDGGTIAGTRALVVVLQGQEPGSDSTFSSNSSDNRWFKVAIVVIGGALGISGGMGWFLFRRSIALTPDGISRVPSWQQWFENSRVLHCKNCGQRLQPAPLASIESRLTPAQKGAEAIGSAEFMGWCCPQCGANKIHLRVYESLSPKFKRCPDCQELTVLLQDSEIIQQPTLLQPGLLRKTYECRCCGYLDEVEQEHGETYCTPNS, encoded by the coding sequence ATGAATGCATTATCAGTCCCGTTGAAACGAATTATCAGAAGCAGTTTATTGGGATGCACAATTTGCCTCCTGTCCTTGCCTGGTCGTGCGATTACTGCCCAGGACATCCCCAATCCTCGGCAGACCTATGGTGGGTGGGTAGCCGATAGTGCTCAAATCCTCAAGCCTGAAACTGAAGCCCAACTGAACCGAATAATTAATGATCTGGAAGCAAGCAATGGGGCAGAAATTGCCGTTGTAACCGTTTCTGATACGGCATCGGCTGGTTCTCCTAAAGCCTTTGCAACGGCGCTGTTTAATGACTGGCATATCGGTAAGAAAGGTCAAGATAACGGAGTCCTGTTTTTGATCTCAGTGGGCGATCGCCGTGTTGAAATTGAAACGGGCTATGGGGTAGAGGCAGTCCTTCCGGACGCTAAAGTGGGGCGGATCATTCAGCAAGAAGTGACTCCCCGGTTTAAGCAAGGAGATTTTGATGGAGGAACGATCGCAGGAACCAGAGCCCTAGTGGTGGTGCTGCAAGGACAGGAACCGGGAAGCGATAGCACGTTCTCTAGCAATTCTTCGGATAATCGCTGGTTTAAAGTCGCTATTGTTGTCATTGGGGGGGCACTGGGAATTTCGGGCGGAATGGGATGGTTCCTTTTTCGCCGATCGATCGCCCTCACCCCAGACGGGATATCTCGCGTTCCATCCTGGCAGCAGTGGTTCGAGAACTCTAGAGTGCTGCACTGCAAAAACTGCGGTCAGCGGCTCCAGCCTGCTCCATTAGCTTCTATCGAATCCCGGCTCACTCCTGCTCAAAAGGGTGCAGAAGCGATCGGGAGTGCTGAATTTATGGGTTGGTGCTGCCCCCAGTGCGGTGCTAATAAAATTCATCTTCGTGTTTACGAAAGCTTATCTCCCAAATTCAAAAGATGTCCTGACTGTCAGGAATTAACAGTCCTTCTGCAAGACAGCGAAATTATTCAACAGCCGACTTTGTTGCAGCCAGGTCTACTGCGGAAGACCTATGAATGCCGATGCTGTGGCTATCTGGATGAAGTCGAGCAGGAACACGGGGAAACGTATTGTACACCGAATTCCTGA
- a CDS encoding LemA family protein, with protein sequence MASRYYADYRQGFSEAELVKAGAEAEIPPEFIQQAIQEVQDKQQQQLERQKRVKRQRQQLLILGAGFLSLTLFWSTGVYNTFSRVSARSDAAWAQVENQLQRRADVLPALIDVTQSHAVQEQSLVTKLTQARQSYLQAETVDEKEVAIERINQAIDQFYDYAAVHPELKANDLFVNLQYEIAGTENRLAVERMRYNQAVQDYNQTIQTFPNSVLAKAFNFQSKPYFRAENRAEDQ encoded by the coding sequence TTGGCTTCTCGGTACTACGCAGATTACCGTCAAGGCTTTTCCGAAGCTGAATTAGTGAAAGCGGGTGCAGAAGCTGAGATTCCACCAGAGTTTATTCAGCAGGCAATTCAGGAAGTCCAAGATAAACAGCAGCAGCAGCTTGAGCGACAGAAGCGGGTCAAACGACAACGCCAGCAGTTGCTTATTCTGGGCGCAGGCTTTCTCTCTCTTACCCTGTTCTGGAGCACTGGGGTGTACAATACGTTTTCTCGTGTCTCGGCTCGGTCTGATGCTGCCTGGGCGCAGGTTGAAAATCAGTTGCAGCGACGTGCGGATGTGCTGCCTGCTCTTATCGATGTAACCCAGAGCCATGCTGTGCAGGAACAATCTCTCGTAACCAAGCTGACTCAAGCGCGTCAGTCCTATCTGCAAGCCGAGACCGTGGATGAGAAAGAAGTCGCGATCGAACGGATTAATCAGGCGATCGATCAGTTTTACGATTATGCTGCGGTTCATCCTGAGCTAAAAGCCAATGATCTGTTTGTTAACCTCCAATACGAAATAGCGGGAACCGAGAATCGGCTTGCGGTTGAAAGAATGCGATACAACCAGGCAGTGCAGGATTACAATCAGACGATCCAGACATTTCCAAATTCAGTTCTTGCTAAAGCGTTCAATTTTCAAAGCAAGCCTTACTTCAGAGCTGAGAACAGGGCTGAAGATCAGTAA
- a CDS encoding efflux RND transporter periplasmic adaptor subunit, translating into MKLLPSPPTTQPSSPPPQPRRSRQWIPFGKPKFLIYGAIALLTLLLIIWAFRPTPLRVEVGTVQRGTLQVTVDAEGKTRVRDRFTIAAGVNGQLDRITLEAGDSVTKGTVVAQIDPLPQTAAVRQALAQLAEWRAQRAGVDTQRPKAAALQQTRDRIAVATANQQQAAARVTQAEVALQQAQRDRQRAQDLQTNGAISRQQREQAELTERTRTQELAAAQQAAQAAQSEIAAAQQALALLQQQESDPDYLLRVYDARIASTEAQLAQLQDTAGRTAMRSPVTGTVLRVLQKSAQFVSEGTPLLEIGDVAKQELVIDVLSTDAVKIKPGDGILINRGEGTPPTRAKVRRVEPAAFTKVSALGVEEQRVNVIGDFVDPAIGFGDGYRVDTNIVIWQNSDVLKVPLSALFRCGQQWCVYRVNGSSHAQEIRGRAERQTIELGHRSNLEAEVHQGLGAGETVILYPAEQLQEGRSVVSESFTR; encoded by the coding sequence ATGAAACTGCTCCCCTCTCCCCCCACAACTCAGCCCTCTTCCCCTCCGCCCCAACCCCGTCGATCGCGGCAATGGATTCCGTTCGGCAAACCCAAGTTTTTGATCTATGGGGCGATCGCTCTGTTGACCCTGCTGCTGATTATTTGGGCGTTTCGTCCAACTCCTTTGCGGGTGGAAGTGGGAACGGTGCAGCGAGGTACTTTGCAGGTCACGGTAGATGCGGAGGGGAAAACGCGAGTCCGCGATCGGTTTACGATTGCTGCCGGAGTGAACGGACAGTTGGATCGAATCACGCTGGAAGCCGGAGACTCTGTGACCAAAGGCACGGTGGTTGCCCAGATTGATCCCTTACCGCAAACGGCTGCTGTTCGTCAGGCATTGGCTCAGTTAGCAGAATGGCGGGCACAGCGAGCAGGGGTAGACACCCAGAGACCCAAAGCCGCAGCCCTTCAGCAAACCCGCGATCGAATTGCCGTGGCAACTGCAAACCAGCAGCAGGCAGCCGCACGGGTCACACAGGCGGAGGTCGCCCTTCAGCAGGCACAGCGCGATCGTCAGCGGGCACAGGATTTGCAGACGAATGGCGCAATCTCCCGACAGCAGCGTGAACAGGCAGAATTGACCGAACGGACTCGCACCCAGGAACTTGCCGCCGCCCAGCAAGCCGCCCAGGCTGCCCAATCGGAAATTGCCGCCGCTCAACAGGCTTTAGCCCTACTGCAACAGCAGGAAAGCGACCCAGACTATTTGCTGCGCGTTTACGATGCCCGGATTGCCAGCACCGAAGCGCAACTTGCCCAGCTTCAAGATACGGCAGGACGAACCGCCATGCGATCGCCTGTGACGGGAACCGTGCTGCGGGTACTGCAAAAGAGCGCCCAGTTTGTGAGTGAAGGAACGCCTTTGCTGGAGATCGGCGATGTCGCAAAGCAGGAACTGGTGATCGATGTGCTGTCCACCGACGCGGTCAAAATTAAACCGGGGGATGGGATTCTGATTAACCGGGGAGAGGGCACTCCACCCACGCGGGCTAAAGTACGACGGGTTGAACCAGCGGCATTCACCAAGGTTTCGGCGCTGGGGGTTGAGGAACAGCGGGTGAATGTGATTGGCGATTTTGTTGATCCGGCGATCGGCTTTGGAGACGGCTATCGTGTGGATACCAATATTGTGATCTGGCAAAATTCTGATGTGCTGAAGGTGCCGCTGAGTGCGCTGTTTCGCTGTGGACAACAGTGGTGTGTGTACCGGGTCAATGGCAGTTCTCATGCTCAGGAAATTCGGGGACGGGCTGAACGGCAGACGATCGAGCTGGGACACCGCAGTAATTTGGAAGCAGAAGTGCATCAGGGGTTGGGAGCGGGAGAGACGGTAATTTTGTATCCTGCTGAGCAGCTCCAGGAAGGGCGATCGGTTGTCTCAGAATCGTTCACCCGCTGA